The Mytilus galloprovincialis chromosome 7, xbMytGall1.hap1.1, whole genome shotgun sequence genome has a window encoding:
- the LOC143084397 gene encoding paired mesoderm homeobox protein 2-like, with translation MANQQNALSKMSFSIVELSKSSRVSDPLFTDAVVNHIHDIYLPNSSQSCTADIKLSLANSAQRTQYKRKRHDSLHSDDNSFSSTDSSSRDCISPGSCSDDSDKSDQTKKRVRTTYTNSQLLELERYYSNSKYLQIEDRPVLAKKLKLSQHKIKWWFQNRRMKEKRHIKSTSFNSSPELSQFVGVGKPGSRMITTMETNGNISQQSYSPFPMISPYTHGMSPFMYPGYNQQFYGCVFPQAVQHNRS, from the coding sequence ATGGCTAATCAACAGAACGCACTATCCAAGATGTCCTTCAGCATAGTAGAACTGTCAAAGAGCAGCAGGGTCTCAGATCCCCTCTTTACTGATGCAGTTGTCAACCATATCCACGACATATATCTGCCAAACAGCAGCCAGTCATGTACAGCAGATATAAAGCTTTCTCTTGCCAACTCAGCTCAACGTACTCAATACAAGAGGAAACGCCATGACTCATTACATTCTGATGACAACAGCTTCAGCTCAACAGACTCATCATCAAGAGATTGTATTTCACCTGGTTCATGTTCAGACGACTCAGACAAGTCCGACCAAACAAAGAAGAGAGTCAGAACTACCTACACAAACTCACAACTGTTAGAACTAGAAAGATACTACAGTAACAGCAAATACCTCCAGATTGAAGATCGACCAGTGCTTGCCAAGAAACTCAAACTAAGTCAACATAAGATTAAATGGTGGTTCCAGAATCGAAGAATGAAAGAAAAGCGTCACATCAAGAGTACAAGCTTCAACAGTTCACCAGAGTTATCACAGTTTGTTGGTGTAGGTAAACCTGGTTCCCGAATGATTACAACAATGGAAACAAATGGTAACATCAGTCAGCAGTCATACTCACCATTCCCGATGATCTCACCTTATACGCATGGAATGTCACCGTTTATGTATCCTGGTTATAATCAGCAGTTCTACGGCTGTGTATTTCCACAGGCAGTGCAACACAACAGGAGTTGA